In the genome of Rhodoferax fermentans, one region contains:
- a CDS encoding DUF927 domain-containing protein, whose product MKTNITPDLIRAALQHIPANLPRDEWARVGMAIKSEFPDETGRDLFTDWSATADGFDLKAARSTWQSIKPGGGVAIGTLLHLAKQNGFTLPKPDQAPAQPDPATVARLASERAAKQQADQAQQQAAHEHAASEAALLWEQASETGESTYLTRKGVQAHGLRFAPEGWLLVPLRDSAGKLWNLQRIAPARPAGGGTDKLFLKGGRKSGLFHWCGDPTGAAALLVAEGYATAASLHACTGRPCAVAFDAGNLPAVAKALHQAHPAALIVICGDDDAATQARTGRNPGREKATAAARAVAGLAVFPEPLPDGSSDFNDLHQAAGYDAVALIVSQAIDYFEPPQQQAKTPVQSTTAPKPANGAQRSQDKPNGANAGPGATPGDTERVYDPFVIDETGVWFCGADQDGKRKPPEWICSPLTVEAFTRDQDGGGWGYYLAFADPLGVQKHWAMPARMLSADGGEYRATLLNMGLRIGTTPRARNLLTQYLQSRQPEEFASCTDRIGWHGAAFVLPRETVTSGTDAERIVFQSDAPIENTFKAKGPPEQWRDKVGALCAGNSRLVFAVACAFAGPLLRPAGMESGGFHYRGDSSSGKTTALKLAASVYGGANYLQRWRATDNALEAIAAQHCDGLLILDELAQIDPKTAGECAYMLANESGKARATRTGTPRARQAWRLLFLSAGELGLADHMAEGQKRTRVGQEVRMVDIAADAGAGLGAFEQLHSMAGGAAFAKHITGQAQSVYGAPGRAWLQWLVDHADTLKASIRTASNTLAAAMMPANASGQVERVGARFALVGAAGELATAAGLTGWPAGESERAARACFESWLLGRGGSGNGEIVAMLRQVRRFLETHGEGRFAMWHRGSDDHAPKTLQRAGVRRMLDADGNPIKTDSDHQREYGERMPPALGEGVSFEYFILAESFRGEVCQGFDYKAVSRVLLDNGCLAPDKGRAFDCKARLPGLGNSWCYRVTPAIFELDL is encoded by the coding sequence ATGAAAACCAACATTACCCCCGACCTGATCCGGGCCGCCCTGCAACACATCCCCGCGAACCTGCCCCGCGACGAATGGGCACGCGTGGGCATGGCCATCAAAAGCGAATTCCCAGATGAAACAGGCCGCGACCTGTTCACCGACTGGAGCGCCACAGCGGACGGCTTTGACCTCAAGGCCGCCCGGTCCACCTGGCAGAGCATCAAGCCCGGCGGCGGTGTGGCCATTGGCACATTGCTGCACCTGGCCAAACAAAACGGCTTTACCCTGCCCAAGCCCGACCAGGCGCCAGCCCAGCCCGACCCCGCCACGGTGGCACGCCTGGCCAGCGAGCGGGCTGCCAAACAACAAGCCGACCAAGCCCAGCAGCAGGCCGCCCACGAACACGCTGCCAGTGAGGCTGCGCTACTGTGGGAACAGGCCAGCGAGACAGGCGAAAGCACTTACCTGACCCGCAAGGGTGTGCAAGCCCACGGCCTGCGCTTTGCGCCTGAGGGCTGGCTGCTGGTGCCCTTGCGTGACAGTGCGGGCAAGCTGTGGAACCTGCAACGCATTGCACCCGCCCGCCCGGCGGGCGGTGGCACTGACAAACTGTTTTTGAAGGGTGGGCGCAAGTCCGGCCTGTTTCACTGGTGCGGCGATCCGACCGGGGCCGCTGCGCTGCTGGTGGCTGAAGGCTATGCCACCGCCGCCAGTTTGCACGCATGCACGGGCCGCCCCTGCGCTGTGGCGTTTGACGCGGGCAATTTGCCAGCAGTGGCCAAAGCGCTGCACCAGGCACACCCGGCGGCGCTGATCGTGATCTGTGGTGATGATGATGCCGCCACCCAAGCCCGCACCGGGCGCAACCCTGGCCGCGAGAAAGCCACAGCGGCCGCCCGTGCTGTGGCTGGCCTGGCGGTGTTTCCTGAGCCGCTGCCTGATGGTTCCAGCGACTTCAACGACTTGCACCAGGCCGCCGGTTATGACGCGGTGGCTTTGATCGTGAGCCAGGCGATTGACTACTTTGAGCCGCCCCAGCAGCAGGCCAAAACGCCCGTACAGTCAACGACCGCGCCCAAGCCTGCCAACGGTGCCCAGCGCAGCCAAGACAAGCCCAACGGGGCCAATGCTGGCCCCGGTGCCACCCCTGGCGATACCGAGCGGGTTTATGACCCCTTCGTCATTGATGAAACGGGCGTGTGGTTCTGTGGTGCTGACCAGGACGGCAAACGCAAGCCGCCCGAATGGATCTGCAGCCCCTTGACGGTAGAGGCTTTCACCCGCGACCAAGACGGCGGCGGCTGGGGCTACTACCTGGCGTTTGCTGATCCATTGGGCGTGCAGAAGCACTGGGCCATGCCCGCCCGCATGTTGTCTGCTGACGGTGGCGAATACCGCGCCACGCTGTTGAATATGGGTTTGCGCATTGGCACTACACCCCGCGCCCGTAACCTGTTGACCCAGTACCTGCAGAGCCGCCAGCCTGAAGAATTCGCCAGCTGTACCGACCGCATCGGCTGGCACGGTGCCGCCTTTGTGCTGCCCCGTGAAACAGTCACCAGTGGCACGGATGCCGAGCGCATTGTTTTCCAGTCAGACGCCCCGATTGAAAACACCTTCAAAGCCAAGGGCCCGCCCGAGCAATGGCGCGACAAGGTGGGGGCGCTGTGCGCTGGCAATTCCCGGCTGGTGTTTGCCGTAGCCTGCGCTTTTGCTGGGCCGCTGTTGCGCCCGGCGGGTATGGAGTCGGGCGGGTTCCACTACCGGGGCGACAGCTCCAGCGGAAAAACCACCGCCTTGAAGCTGGCCGCCAGCGTGTACGGCGGTGCCAACTACCTGCAACGCTGGCGAGCCACTGACAACGCCCTGGAGGCCATAGCCGCCCAACACTGTGACGGCCTGCTGATCCTGGATGAACTGGCACAGATCGACCCCAAGACGGCGGGCGAATGCGCCTACATGCTGGCCAACGAATCGGGCAAGGCCCGTGCTACCCGCACCGGCACACCCCGCGCCCGCCAGGCCTGGCGGTTGTTGTTCCTGTCCGCTGGTGAGTTGGGCCTGGCCGACCACATGGCAGAGGGCCAAAAGCGAACCCGCGTGGGGCAGGAAGTGCGCATGGTCGACATTGCCGCCGATGCAGGCGCTGGCCTGGGTGCGTTCGAGCAACTGCACAGCATGGCAGGCGGCGCCGCCTTTGCCAAACACATCACCGGGCAGGCCCAAAGCGTTTACGGCGCCCCGGGCCGTGCCTGGCTGCAATGGCTGGTGGACCATGCCGACACCCTCAAGGCCAGCATTCGCACCGCATCCAACACCCTGGCGGCGGCCATGATGCCAGCCAACGCCAGCGGGCAAGTGGAACGCGTGGGGGCACGCTTTGCGCTGGTGGGGGCAGCCGGTGAGCTGGCCACGGCGGCGGGGCTGACTGGCTGGCCAGCCGGTGAGAGCGAACGGGCCGCCCGTGCCTGCTTTGAATCCTGGCTATTGGGCCGGGGTGGCAGTGGTAACGGTGAGATCGTGGCCATGTTGCGACAGGTGCGCCGCTTTCTGGAAACGCACGGTGAGGGCCGCTTTGCCATGTGGCACCGGGGCAGCGATGACCACGCCCCCAAGACCCTGCAGCGTGCCGGTGTGCGGCGCATGTTGGACGCCGATGGCAACCCCATCAAGACCGACAGCGACCATCAGCGAGAGTACGGCGAACGGATGCCACCTGCCCTGGGTGAAGGCGTGTCGTTTGAATACTTCATCCTTGCTGAAAGCTTCAGGGGTGAGGTGTGCCAAGGCTTCGACTACAAGGCCGTTTCCCGCGTGCTGCTGGATAACGGCTGCCTGGCACCCGACAAGGGCCGGGCGTTTGACTGCAAGGCCCGCCTTCCTGGGCTGGGCAATTCCTGGTGCTACCGGGTGACACCCGCAATCTTTGAGCTTGATCTGTGA
- a CDS encoding helix-turn-helix transcriptional regulator: MRRSMHPNPPHTTTPHTHGTQPTPNTSRASLTPAHPDRLIRLPTVCELTALGKSSVYSIPDFPKRVTLSRRAVGWRLSEVLAWIESRSAVGVKS; the protein is encoded by the coding sequence ATGAGGCGTTCAATGCATCCAAACCCACCCCACACCACCACACCGCACACCCACGGAACCCAGCCCACACCCAACACATCCCGTGCATCCCTGACCCCTGCACACCCTGACCGCCTGATTCGCCTACCAACGGTTTGCGAGTTGACCGCTTTGGGCAAATCGAGCGTTTACAGCATCCCTGATTTTCCGAAGCGTGTCACCCTGTCACGCCGCGCTGTGGGCTGGCGTTTGTCCGAGGTTTTGGCATGGATCGAAAGCCGTTCAGCCGTGGGGGTCAAGTCATGA
- a CDS encoding translocation/assembly module TamB domain-containing protein, with protein MAAAPQRGVCVLKRALRRSVWTLAGLLLATLGLLAGLWFWSGSDASLAAALQQVQRLLPTGQTLETRDVRGSVRFGGHIGWLRWQQGDLSVVAQDVDLAWEPVALLQRELRLSQLRIGQLTIQDQRAPTPAAPSTPPTDLGLPFQVDAQLQVDVLEWVGVSTQRVDKLAAHYVFDNKQHKIDKGQGQFLSNNVQFSGQLQASGPMALDVQAGATVAASVPGRAEPLPLRAQATLLGNLAGPQAELTLQADLQPASSSPLPGKGDKTAEMQASLSAQIAPWQAQSILKAQGQWQALNLASLWPQAPQTGLSGQAQVQPQGAGWLAGVTLKNSLSGPWDQQRLPLQQLQAELAYSGGHWLLQSLQAQGAGGHIQGQGDIDAKVGDSTGLWRGQIQLQGINPAAIDSRLMPDVITGNISARQTLAKQPPSPGSTSPAPDTAFVFEAALQSSAQRTTSTAKASNDLLSNLQLRQLTAQGSWAAPLLTLNSLQLDAQAAKLQGQLKLNTSSLASQGQLSLQLPGLKAEVNGQMAPSDGLGTLSIQVQDAAQASQWLAHVPQIRTLLNGNQLRGTAALSTRWQGGWQQGAQAMVITTSLRAPELDWIPPAATARLPLQLRDGQLDLSGPVSNLQLSSQGQLTRGTQQTRWQLQATGGRAKDASWQASLQQLALSLLQPGQSQPWRLQLGTGNDAVSSRSPAQAVTLRWVPGANSNTLTVSGGAVRLLGPVPGTGGISWQPLQWSQPVNPAKGGQRLAQWRSQGRIDGLPLAWLDAFTAQPMAELGISSDLLLSGSWDAAQTDSLHLSATLARSAGDVRLQADAGRSTPLPAGMQEAWLQVNLDGEALSGSLRWDSQRAGKALAAFSTRVKNDHSGWRWPQDAPLGGSVQLQLPPVDAWSALAPPGWRLRGTVDSHIDLKGTRSQPQWEGTLRARDLAVRSAVDGIDFSQGTLDARLHGQQLDIQSFTLRGAGTPQNAAAGGQLSITGSVIWLPEAGQANIRQRVQMALQGQLSALRLSTRPDRRLVASGQLQAELKDAKLSLRGNLSADSALITLPDDSTPTLDEDVKVRSQPKPGSTPTVPASSSPTGVQITPDVLVKLDLGPDFQLRGRGLQARLVGKLELSAVGAATPALMGQIRTVNGTYQAYGQRLQIERGLIHFYGPIDNPALAILAIRPKLSQRVGVQVSGTAQSPVVSLYSDPSLPDVETLTWLVLGRSGSAGGAEAALMQQAALALLGGNGKSLSDQLTQALGLDELSFRGASESSNSNNTASAASITLGKRLSQDFYVAYESSLGGAMGVFYIFYDLSRYLTLRAQTGEQSAVDLIWTRSYD; from the coding sequence ATGGCGGCTGCACCTCAACGTGGGGTTTGTGTTTTGAAGCGCGCGTTGCGCCGCAGTGTGTGGACACTGGCTGGCCTGTTGTTGGCCACGCTGGGCTTGCTGGCAGGGTTATGGTTCTGGTCTGGGTCAGACGCCTCGCTGGCGGCGGCGCTGCAGCAGGTGCAGCGGCTGTTGCCCACCGGGCAAACGCTGGAGACCCGGGACGTCCGTGGCTCGGTGCGTTTTGGCGGGCACATAGGCTGGTTGCGCTGGCAGCAGGGTGATCTGAGTGTGGTGGCGCAGGATGTGGATCTGGCCTGGGAGCCGGTTGCACTGCTGCAACGTGAGTTGCGCCTGAGCCAGCTGCGCATCGGGCAGCTGACTATCCAGGACCAGCGCGCCCCCACACCCGCCGCACCCAGCACCCCACCGACCGATCTGGGCCTGCCGTTCCAGGTGGATGCGCAGCTGCAGGTGGATGTGCTGGAGTGGGTGGGTGTCAGCACCCAGCGGGTGGACAAGCTCGCAGCACACTATGTTTTTGATAACAAGCAGCACAAGATAGATAAGGGCCAGGGGCAGTTTTTATCGAATAATGTCCAGTTTTCAGGCCAGTTACAAGCCAGCGGCCCGATGGCATTGGACGTGCAGGCCGGGGCCACGGTGGCAGCGAGCGTGCCGGGCCGCGCCGAGCCGTTGCCACTGCGAGCCCAGGCCACGCTGCTTGGCAACTTGGCCGGGCCGCAGGCCGAGCTGACATTACAAGCCGACCTCCAACCCGCCAGCAGTTCCCCTCTGCCAGGCAAAGGGGACAAAACCGCCGAGATGCAAGCCAGCCTGTCGGCGCAGATTGCCCCCTGGCAGGCGCAAAGCATTCTCAAAGCACAAGGCCAGTGGCAAGCCCTGAACCTGGCCAGCCTGTGGCCACAAGCCCCCCAAACCGGCCTGAGCGGCCAGGCCCAGGTGCAGCCCCAAGGTGCAGGCTGGCTGGCCGGTGTGACACTGAAAAATAGCTTGAGTGGTCCGTGGGACCAGCAACGCCTGCCATTACAACAACTCCAGGCCGAGCTGGCCTACAGCGGCGGCCACTGGCTGCTGCAGTCCCTGCAGGCGCAGGGTGCAGGTGGTCACATCCAGGGCCAGGGTGACATCGACGCCAAGGTGGGTGACAGCACCGGCCTGTGGCGTGGTCAGATCCAGCTGCAAGGCATCAACCCGGCGGCCATCGACTCCAGGCTGATGCCGGACGTGATCACCGGCAACATCAGTGCACGCCAGACCCTTGCCAAACAGCCCCCATCCCCAGGCAGCACCAGCCCGGCCCCCGACACCGCCTTTGTGTTTGAGGCCGCGTTGCAGTCCAGCGCCCAACGCACGACATCAACAGCCAAAGCCTCCAACGACCTGCTGAGCAACCTGCAGTTGCGCCAGCTCACGGCCCAGGGCAGCTGGGCCGCGCCGCTGCTGACCCTGAACAGCCTGCAGCTCGACGCCCAAGCCGCCAAGTTGCAGGGCCAGCTCAAGCTCAACACCAGCAGCCTGGCCAGCCAGGGCCAGCTGAGCCTGCAGCTGCCGGGCTTAAAAGCAGAGGTCAATGGCCAGATGGCCCCGTCAGACGGGCTTGGAACACTATCGATTCAGGTGCAGGACGCGGCCCAGGCCAGCCAGTGGCTGGCGCATGTCCCGCAAATCAGGACACTGCTCAACGGCAACCAGCTGCGTGGCACCGCCGCGCTGTCGACCCGCTGGCAAGGCGGCTGGCAGCAAGGTGCCCAAGCGATGGTGATCACTACCAGCCTGCGTGCGCCCGAACTCGACTGGATCCCCCCTGCGGCCACCGCCAGGCTGCCATTGCAGCTGCGCGATGGCCAGCTGGACCTGTCCGGCCCGGTCAGCAATTTACAACTCAGCAGCCAGGGCCAGCTCACACGGGGCACACAACAAACCCGCTGGCAGCTCCAAGCCACTGGTGGGCGCGCCAAAGACGCCAGCTGGCAGGCTAGCCTGCAACAGCTGGCGCTGAGCCTGCTGCAGCCCGGGCAGTCTCAACCCTGGCGCTTGCAGCTGGGGACTGGCAACGACGCGGTCAGCAGCCGCAGTCCCGCACAAGCGGTCACGCTGCGCTGGGTGCCAGGCGCCAACTCCAACACCCTCACGGTGTCAGGTGGTGCTGTGCGCCTGCTCGGGCCCGTGCCCGGCACCGGTGGCATCAGCTGGCAGCCACTCCAATGGTCCCAACCTGTGAACCCAGCCAAAGGTGGCCAACGGCTGGCGCAATGGCGCAGCCAGGGTCGCATCGACGGCCTGCCACTGGCCTGGCTGGACGCTTTCACGGCCCAGCCGATGGCCGAGCTGGGCATCAGCAGCGACCTGCTGCTCTCGGGCAGCTGGGACGCCGCACAAACCGACAGCCTGCACCTGAGCGCCACCCTGGCACGCAGCGCGGGGGATGTGCGCCTGCAGGCCGATGCCGGGCGCTCCACACCCCTGCCTGCGGGCATGCAAGAGGCTTGGTTGCAGGTCAACCTGGATGGTGAGGCACTGTCAGGCTCCTTGCGCTGGGACAGCCAACGTGCGGGCAAGGCCCTGGCCGCGTTCAGCACCCGGGTTAAAAACGACCACAGTGGCTGGCGCTGGCCGCAGGACGCACCGCTGGGTGGCAGTGTGCAGCTGCAGCTGCCCCCGGTGGACGCCTGGTCGGCCCTGGCGCCACCGGGCTGGCGCCTGCGAGGCACGGTGGACAGCCACATCGACCTGAAAGGCACCCGCAGCCAACCGCAGTGGGAAGGCACGCTGCGCGCGCGTGACCTGGCGGTGCGCTCGGCGGTGGACGGCATCGACTTCAGCCAGGGCACCCTCGACGCACGCTTACACGGCCAGCAACTCGACATCCAGAGCTTCACGCTGCGGGGTGCGGGCACACCGCAGAACGCGGCAGCAGGTGGGCAACTGAGCATCACCGGCTCCGTGATCTGGTTGCCCGAGGCGGGCCAAGCCAATATTCGCCAGCGTGTCCAAATGGCGCTGCAGGGCCAGCTCAGCGCGCTGCGCCTGAGCACCCGCCCGGACCGGCGGCTGGTGGCCTCGGGCCAGTTACAGGCCGAACTGAAGGACGCCAAACTCTCCCTGCGTGGCAACCTCAGCGCCGACAGCGCGCTGATCACCCTGCCCGACGACAGCACGCCCACGCTGGACGAGGATGTGAAGGTGCGCAGCCAGCCCAAACCCGGCAGCACCCCAACGGTCCCCGCCAGCAGCAGCCCGACCGGGGTGCAGATCACGCCTGATGTGTTGGTCAAACTCGACCTGGGGCCAGACTTCCAGCTGCGCGGGCGTGGGCTGCAGGCGCGCCTGGTCGGCAAGCTGGAACTCAGCGCCGTGGGCGCGGCCACACCAGCGCTGATGGGGCAGATCCGCACGGTGAACGGCACCTACCAGGCCTATGGCCAACGCCTGCAAATCGAGCGCGGCCTGATCCACTTCTACGGCCCAATCGACAACCCGGCGCTCGCGATTCTGGCGATCCGGCCCAAACTCAGCCAGCGTGTGGGGGTGCAGGTGAGCGGCACCGCACAGTCGCCCGTGGTGTCGCTGTACTCCGACCCCAGCCTGCCCGATGTGGAAACCCTGACCTGGCTGGTGCTGGGCCGCTCCGGCAGTGCCGGTGGTGCCGAGGCCGCACTGATGCAGCAGGCTGCATTGGCGCTGCTGGGTGGCAACGGCAAAAGCCTGTCTGACCAACTGACCCAGGCACTGGGCCTGGACGAGCTGAGTTTTCGTGGTGCCAGCGAGAGCAGCAACAGCAACAACACCGCCAGTGCCGCATCGATCACCCTGGGCAAACGCCTGTCGCAGGACTTTTATGTGGCCTACGAGAGCAGCCTGGGTGGCGCCATGGGTGTGTTCTACATCTTCTACGACCTGAGCCGCTACCTGACGCTGCGTGCCCAGACCGGGGAACAAAGTGCGGTCGACCTGATCTGGACACGAAGTTACGACTGA
- a CDS encoding tyrosine-type recombinase/integrase has product MPLTDAQLRNLTEPGKHFDGGGLYLELTPAGGRYWRLKYRHGGKEKRLALGVYPAVTLKAARDKANAARVLIKDGRDPGALRKAEKAKVVHETVNTLEAVARDWLKHQTARWAPVTLARIRASLEADIFPTLGARPIASIKPGEIMAAVKTVEARGAADQADRVLKRVKAVYRWAVTHERIESNPMVDLVPGEIFKPRHVTHRPALADSDLPAFLAKLAAYDGDPHTVHALRLLMLTATRPGETRGALWSEFDLDAALWIIPAARMKMHLEHRVPLSRQAVEVLRTMHTLSGDRDLVFPSPFYPSKPLSENTFNSALARMGFKGSATAHGFRALFSTVANECNWNPDAIERQLAHVERNGVRAAYHRSTYLDDRAKLMQWWADYLDGRKAGKVLKMKKRAA; this is encoded by the coding sequence ATGCCCCTGACCGATGCCCAACTACGCAACCTGACCGAACCCGGCAAACACTTTGACGGCGGCGGCCTCTATCTGGAACTGACCCCGGCGGGCGGGCGCTACTGGCGCTTGAAGTACCGGCACGGCGGCAAAGAAAAGCGCCTGGCGCTGGGGGTGTATCCAGCGGTGACACTCAAGGCCGCCCGTGACAAGGCAAACGCGGCCCGCGTCCTGATCAAGGATGGCCGCGACCCTGGCGCACTGCGCAAAGCCGAAAAAGCCAAGGTAGTGCATGAAACCGTGAACACCCTTGAGGCGGTGGCACGTGACTGGCTGAAACACCAAACGGCCCGCTGGGCCCCCGTGACACTGGCCCGCATCCGGGCATCCCTTGAGGCCGACATTTTCCCGACGCTGGGGGCGCGACCCATTGCCAGCATCAAACCAGGCGAGATCATGGCGGCGGTCAAAACGGTAGAGGCACGCGGCGCAGCCGACCAAGCCGACCGGGTGTTAAAGCGAGTCAAGGCGGTTTACCGTTGGGCGGTGACGCATGAGCGCATCGAATCAAACCCCATGGTCGATCTGGTGCCGGGTGAGATATTCAAACCCCGGCATGTGACACACCGCCCAGCCCTGGCTGATAGCGACCTGCCTGCATTCCTGGCCAAACTGGCAGCCTATGACGGCGACCCCCACACCGTGCACGCTTTGCGACTGCTGATGCTGACCGCAACCCGGCCCGGCGAAACACGCGGGGCGCTGTGGTCAGAGTTTGACCTTGACGCGGCGCTGTGGATCATCCCTGCAGCCCGCATGAAAATGCACCTGGAGCACCGCGTGCCACTCTCACGCCAAGCTGTGGAAGTGCTGCGCACCATGCACACCCTGAGCGGTGATCGTGATCTGGTGTTCCCCAGCCCGTTCTATCCCAGCAAACCCCTGAGCGAGAACACCTTCAATTCAGCCCTGGCACGCATGGGATTCAAGGGAAGCGCGACCGCCCACGGCTTCCGGGCGCTGTTTTCCACGGTGGCCAATGAGTGCAACTGGAACCCCGACGCTATCGAGCGCCAGCTAGCCCACGTGGAGCGCAACGGCGTGCGGGCTGCATACCACCGTTCAACCTACCTTGATGACCGCGCCAAGCTGATGCAGTGGTGGGCTGATTACCTTGACGGGCGCAAAGCTGGCAAGGTGCTGAAAATGAAAAAGCGGGCCGCCTGA
- a CDS encoding IS5 family transposase, which produces MKQQTLAMAEQQSFETYRKPTRRDEFLKTMEVIVPWAALCEVIEPFYPKAGNGRPPIGLERMLRIHFIQHWFNLADLACEEALYDSVSLRRFVGIDLGRESVPDATTVLNFRKLLNKHKLGQALFAQVGAVLQSKGFKLNTGTIVDATIIGAPSSTKNANKARDPDMHQTRKGQQWYFGMKLHIGVDSQSGLAHHAVVTAANVHDKHPLPSLLHGKEQRVYGDSAYASQKELIRSAAPKAKDFTNQRSRRSGVVDEGIRAKNRNKSKIRSRVEHVFAVVKRLWGFGKVRYRGLQKNATRAFTALALANIYLCRQRLMAQVRP; this is translated from the coding sequence ATGAAACAACAAACTCTGGCCATGGCCGAACAACAAAGCTTTGAGACCTACCGCAAGCCCACGCGGCGCGATGAGTTCTTGAAGACCATGGAAGTCATCGTTCCCTGGGCCGCTCTGTGCGAAGTCATCGAGCCGTTTTACCCCAAGGCCGGTAATGGGCGTCCCCCCATCGGGCTTGAGCGTATGCTGCGCATCCACTTCATCCAGCACTGGTTCAACCTGGCAGACCTGGCCTGTGAAGAAGCTCTGTACGACAGCGTGAGCCTGCGTCGCTTCGTGGGCATTGACCTGGGGCGTGAATCTGTGCCGGACGCCACCACGGTGTTGAACTTTCGCAAACTCCTCAACAAGCACAAACTTGGCCAAGCCCTGTTTGCCCAAGTAGGCGCTGTCTTGCAAAGCAAGGGCTTCAAGCTCAACACCGGCACCATTGTGGACGCCACCATCATTGGTGCACCGAGTTCCACCAAGAATGCGAATAAGGCGCGCGACCCGGACATGCACCAAACCCGCAAGGGCCAACAGTGGTACTTTGGCATGAAGTTGCACATCGGTGTGGACAGCCAAAGTGGTCTGGCCCACCATGCGGTGGTCACAGCAGCCAACGTGCATGACAAACACCCACTGCCCAGTTTGTTGCATGGCAAGGAGCAACGCGTCTATGGCGACAGTGCCTACGCCAGCCAGAAGGAGCTGATCCGCAGTGCAGCACCCAAGGCCAAAGACTTCACCAACCAGCGCAGTCGCCGCTCTGGTGTGGTCGATGAAGGCATTCGCGCCAAGAACCGCAACAAATCCAAGATCCGCTCACGCGTGGAGCATGTATTTGCTGTGGTCAAGCGCCTGTGGGGCTTTGGCAAGGTGCGTTACCGTGGGTTGCAGAAGAACGCCACGCGGGCGTTTACTGCTTTGGCGCTGGCCAACATCTATCTCTGCCGACAAAGGCTGATGGCACAGGTGCGTCCATGA
- a CDS encoding transcriptional regulator domain-containing protein, translating into MKAAPEGVAMFVRPDWKDIKSYRESLTLDLHGGIAWEFIRRNPDYQTDVDSYLAEILAFCRKHPEEFVNLLDDGEIPTWFWSVVGFFEFGQPDRFGFWSKLFREKWGLNCPICTEQDWHGEGIVLSAFDEPKTFERVEFHRVKGPRVLIPVDLSEPLEVVLKKAENHIRYLRGMGIELGTVDPATNRVLSKAVYIEYLRILDGIAAGESIQNIGEVLSPGAANTPEEKQRDKRIRAAYKAALKMQDGGYRVLMY; encoded by the coding sequence TTGAAGGCCGCACCTGAAGGGGTGGCGATGTTTGTTAGACCGGATTGGAAAGACATAAAGTCATATCGCGAAAGCCTGACTTTGGATTTGCATGGCGGTATCGCTTGGGAATTTATCCGGAGAAATCCCGATTATCAAACTGATGTTGATTCATACCTTGCTGAGATTCTGGCGTTTTGTCGTAAACATCCGGAAGAATTTGTTAACTTGCTGGATGATGGTGAAATACCAACTTGGTTCTGGTCAGTAGTCGGTTTTTTCGAATTCGGGCAGCCTGATAGATTTGGTTTTTGGTCGAAGTTGTTCAGAGAAAAGTGGGGCTTGAATTGCCCGATTTGTACTGAGCAAGACTGGCATGGCGAGGGCATAGTTTTGTCCGCATTTGATGAGCCGAAAACCTTTGAACGCGTCGAATTTCACCGAGTTAAAGGGCCTCGCGTCTTGATACCAGTCGACCTCTCCGAGCCGTTGGAAGTGGTGCTAAAAAAGGCTGAGAATCACATCCGCTATCTACGCGGCATGGGTATCGAGCTTGGAACTGTTGACCCTGCCACGAACCGGGTGTTATCAAAGGCTGTTTACATCGAATACCTGCGAATCCTCGACGGCATTGCAGCGGGTGAATCCATTCAAAACATCGGTGAAGTTCTTTCACCAGGTGCAGCAAATACGCCAGAAGAAAAGCAGCGAGACAAGCGAATCAGGGCCGCATACAAGGCGGCGCTAAAGATGCAGGACGGCGGGTATCGTGTCCTGATGTACTGA